One Desulfobacterales bacterium genomic window, GTTTTTAAAGTTACTTCAACAGATTCTATTAAATATGGAATTATGTTTTTATTTATCCACATATTTGAACGGCGACATTATTAATCTTCATCTTATCTATACAGCCTGAGTATATCTATTTCGGATTCAATAGCAAACCCCAAAGTTTAACTCTCCCAGAACCTTCGGAAAGAGATGTTCATGAATTTATTCGAATAATGACGAATAATAATATTCAGATTAAAAACAAAAAAAATCGTAAATATTAATTCTTATTAAAGATTTTGAATGGCACTTTTTTAGTGCTGTTCAAAATCTTGATTAAGCTTACTGGTAGATACCAAGCTGTTTTAGCTCACTTATAAAAGTAGTGTAATTTCTTTCAGCCTTCTTAGACGCCTGTTTTTTATTTCCTCCCGATAACTCAATAATCCCTTGATAATAATATTTTAAGAGTTCTTCTCTACTTAAATCAAAAATATTAATATTGGATAATTTAGAGTTTAAAAGTTGTTTGAACTGAATTTTTTTTATTAAAGATGATGTTTCGTCCAAAATATCATCATCGATTATTTCATCAATTAACCAATTCATTTGCTGTAACTCATTATTTTGCAAGTCGAGTAAATTTTTATTTTCAAATGGATTTTGATGAAATAATACGCAGTATATTAAAAAGTTTTGATGAAAAAGATCAATTTTATCGTGTTGTTTACAAACAATTAAATCATATTTTTTTTCCATTTCTTTATCATGAACATAGCCATTATTGTCTTTATCATCGCTGTTTTCATTTTCTAACTTTTGAAGACCTCCCAATTGTTCAAAAAAACAAAACTCAGCGTAAGTAGCTATATCTGTTAATACTTTAACTTTAACTAAATTTGCAGCTTTATGCTCCTTCTTTAATATTTCTGAAAATGTTTTAACCTTTAATATTTCTGAAAATGTTTTAACGTTGATATTAAAAAATAATATATCAAGGATATTTAAATTTGTAATATGAGAAGACTCATTAAAAATAATTTTAGATAAGGTACTTTTTTTTAAAAACTTTGGGTTAATATTTTTATCACTCTCCATATCATATGCAAGAACAGGATTGTCTTTTATAAACTTGTTCTCTATCTCTATAATAGTCCCTACTCGTTCTATTTCTCTAACATTTCCGTTCCAGTTATATGTTAATAATAAAAATAATTCCCAAGTATAAAAGCACTTAACTAAGTCTAAAAATTTAAAACTCCAATAATATAAGATATCCCTTCGCCTTTGATATAATGGCGGGACATGAAATAAAATAAACCTATTCTTGAATTCATGTCTAAGTTTCTCGGGTTTATTCGTGGCGGCGATTATTTGTACTTTTGATTCTTCTGTTTTTGAACTTCCTAATTTTCTGAATTTGCCAGTTTCTATAAAAGTCAAAAGCATAGCTTGAACTGAATCGTGTAATTCGCCTATTTCATCCAATACGAGCACCCCGTTATTAGCTTCTTTAACTAATGCTGGCAGTCCATTTTTATTATTATTTAGACTATATCCTTTTTCCGCTCCAAAAAGTTCAGAGCGAGCTATAT contains:
- a CDS encoding sigma 54-interacting transcriptional regulator gives rise to the protein MKEWLVTPCLYEVVKKFEAYYKVNKTEPVLIIGDTGIGKTLFLKIFKKLYEDEHHEKSIAIVEANCAHFGGDNSDSNIARSELFGAEKGYSLNNNKNGLPALVKEANNGVLVLDEIGELHDSVQAMLLTFIETGKFRKLGSSKTEESKVQIIAATNKPEKLRHEFKNRFILFHVPPLYQRRRDILYYWSFKFLDLVKCFYTWELFLLLTYNWNGNVREIERVGTIIEIENKFIKDNPVLAYDMESDKNINPKFLKKSTLSKIIFNESSHITNLNILDILFFNINVKTFSEILKVKTFSEILKKEHKAANLVKVKVLTDIATYAEFCFFEQLGGLQKLENENSDDKDNNGYVHDKEMEKKYDLIVCKQHDKIDLFHQNFLIYCVLFHQNPFENKNLLDLQNNELQQMNWLIDEIIDDDILDETSSLIKKIQFKQLLNSKLSNINIFDLSREELLKYYYQGIIELSGGNKKQASKKAERNYTTFISELKQLGIYQ